The Chrysoperla carnea chromosome X, inChrCarn1.1, whole genome shotgun sequence genome includes a region encoding these proteins:
- the LOC123302824 gene encoding LOW QUALITY PROTEIN: NADH-ubiquinone oxidoreductase chain 5-like (The sequence of the model RefSeq protein was modified relative to this genomic sequence to represent the inferred CDS: inserted 2 bases in 1 codon; substituted 2 bases at 2 genomic stop codons), with translation LPAAIAAPTPFSALVHSSTFVTAGVYLLIRFNSLFVNTYLSKLLLFISVLTIFIAGLGANFKFDLKKITALSTLRQLGLIIRILSIGYPKIAFFHLLTHALFKALLFMCAGSVIHNIKNNQDIRLIRGLFTCIPLTISCINVANLALCGIPFLAGFYSKDLILELATLSIFNILIFIXSTGLTVCYTFRLIYFTIRGDFNFSSLNSVRDEYXVILKGILGILFLAIIGGSKLRXLILNTPVIICLPLELKILALLVSILGAYLGYELYQYKIR, from the exons TTACCAGCTGCTATAGCTGCTCCAACACCTTTTTCAGCTTTAGTACATTCTTCTACATTTGTTACAGCtggtgtttatttattaattcgttttaatagtttatttgttaatacttatttgtcaaaattattattatttatttctgtattaACTATATTTATAGCTGGTTTAGgtgctaattttaaatttgatttaaaaaagattaCTGCTTTATCTACTTTAAGACAATTAGGtttaataataagaattttatCAATAGGGTATccaaaaatagcattttttcatttattaactcATGCTTTATTTAAGgctttattatttatgtgtgCAGGTTCagtaattcataatataaaaaataatcaagatATTCGTTTAATAAGAGGTTTATTTACTTGTATACCTTTAACTATTTCTTGTATAAATGTTGCTAATTTAGCTTTATGTGGGATACCATTTTTAGCAGGTTTTTATTCAAAggatttaattttagaattggctactttatcaatttttaatattttaatatttat atctacagGATTAACAGTTTGTTATACTTttcgtttaatttattttactataagaggtgattttaattttagtagttTAAATTCAGTTAGAGATGAATATTGAGTTATATTAAAGGGTATattaggtatattatttttagctaTTATAGGAGGATCAAAATTAagatgattaattttaaatactcctgtaataatttgtttacctttagagttgaaaattttagctTTATTAGTAAGTATTTTAGGTGCTTATTTAGGTTATGAattatatcaatataaaattagatga